Proteins found in one Candidatus Nitrosocosmicus arcticus genomic segment:
- a CDS encoding NADH-quinone oxidoreductase subunit L, protein MVEVLGFEGLGVIAWLIWMTPFIGAAFIPILRKKSEKVKSYVAVAFSLLSAFLALSILPLGLTNGEIHSQIPWFSALNLDAGVLADPLAIIMSNLVAWISAAIFVYSVSYMHREKSLIRYWFFMLFFIGSMQLIVLSDNLLMVFFGWEGVGLASYALIGFWYTDRKKDYVGKEGHTAWGIPQWTSPTHAGIKAFLLNRAGDVMMLSGMFMIFMYAGTFGFRELLADQTWAHEMMQQNLLVPAAVLIFGGAIGKSAQFPLNEWLLEAMTGPTSVSALIHAATMVKAGVFLVARIGPLFFALSVFNMTQFFEIVTWVGAITAILLATQAIVNPEIKKVLAYSTGSQIGYMMMALGIAGLSTNFVDGYTAGFFHLISHALFKASLFMAAGAIIHTVHSRFMNNMGGLKKNMRKTYIFMLLASLSLAGAPLITSGFWSKDAIFASILESNYEFSSYVFFIAVTVAVMTAFYTFRMVGLVFFGKPSQNVVKIENKGHHIREVNKIMWLPFAVLAIASIVIGVVGFAFEGQLHHLFATYLASSFGIIDGGVIPLEGSAVTESQGSLTESGTSSTGGSEQQALELNPIAVVASVSAFGIGGFLGYLFYIKKIADPKKINDNVVSKALWKFLYNRWYLNSILYWVGVVIPLAAYRRIYKYFENILMYGINPSVQHSMVLMSRVAKAAQSGNVQTYLYVFSAGIILITMLLLS, encoded by the coding sequence GTGGTTGAAGTTTTAGGTTTTGAAGGACTAGGTGTAATTGCATGGTTAATTTGGATGACTCCATTTATAGGAGCTGCATTCATTCCAATTTTAAGAAAAAAGAGTGAAAAAGTTAAAAGTTATGTTGCTGTTGCCTTCTCATTACTTAGTGCGTTTTTGGCATTAAGCATCCTGCCTTTAGGCTTAACAAATGGGGAAATACATAGTCAAATCCCTTGGTTTTCAGCGTTGAATTTAGACGCAGGTGTACTAGCTGACCCACTTGCTATAATCATGAGTAATCTGGTCGCTTGGATATCAGCGGCTATATTTGTGTATTCTGTTTCCTACATGCACAGAGAAAAGTCACTGATAAGGTATTGGTTCTTTATGCTGTTTTTCATTGGATCAATGCAGCTTATTGTATTATCCGACAATTTGCTGATGGTATTTTTCGGTTGGGAAGGTGTGGGACTTGCGTCTTATGCCCTTATAGGATTTTGGTACACGGATAGGAAGAAAGATTATGTTGGCAAGGAAGGACATACTGCTTGGGGTATACCTCAGTGGACATCACCTACACACGCTGGGATAAAGGCGTTCTTACTTAACAGGGCCGGGGATGTCATGATGCTGTCTGGCATGTTTATGATCTTTATGTACGCGGGTACCTTTGGATTTAGAGAATTATTGGCAGATCAAACCTGGGCTCATGAGATGATGCAACAAAATCTATTGGTGCCTGCGGCCGTCCTAATTTTTGGAGGAGCGATAGGTAAATCAGCTCAATTTCCACTAAATGAATGGTTATTGGAGGCAATGACGGGGCCTACATCCGTTTCGGCTCTTATTCATGCTGCTACAATGGTAAAAGCAGGTGTATTTCTTGTGGCGAGAATAGGTCCCTTATTTTTTGCGTTATCTGTATTTAACATGACGCAGTTTTTTGAGATTGTTACATGGGTTGGAGCGATAACTGCTATTTTACTAGCTACTCAAGCAATCGTTAACCCTGAAATAAAAAAAGTCTTGGCTTATTCTACAGGATCGCAGATTGGATATATGATGATGGCTTTGGGAATTGCAGGTCTGTCGACAAACTTTGTAGATGGGTATACTGCAGGATTCTTTCACTTGATTAGCCATGCATTGTTTAAGGCTTCATTGTTCATGGCTGCGGGTGCGATAATACACACCGTTCACTCTAGGTTCATGAACAATATGGGTGGGCTAAAAAAGAATATGAGAAAAACTTACATTTTCATGCTTCTAGCAAGCTTATCACTAGCGGGTGCTCCATTAATAACCTCAGGATTTTGGAGCAAGGATGCAATTTTTGCTTCTATTCTTGAATCTAACTATGAATTTTCATCCTATGTCTTTTTTATTGCTGTCACGGTAGCTGTCATGACCGCCTTTTATACATTCAGGATGGTAGGACTTGTATTTTTTGGGAAACCGAGCCAAAATGTGGTCAAAATTGAAAATAAAGGTCATCATATACGTGAAGTGAATAAAATCATGTGGCTTCCTTTCGCCGTTTTGGCAATAGCATCGATTGTGATAGGGGTGGTAGGTTTTGCTTTTGAGGGCCAACTGCATCATTTATTTGCAACCTATCTTGCCAGTTCATTTGGAATCATCGATGGCGGAGTTATACCATTGGAAGGCTCTGCAGTCACCGAGAGTCAAGGAAGCTTAACAGAATCAGGGACATCTTCTACAGGAGGATCTGAACAGCAAGCATTGGAACTAAATCCAATTGCGGTTGTTGCATCGGTATCAGCATTTGGCATTGGGGGGTTCCTTGGTTATTTGTTTTACATAAAAAAGATTGCCGATCCAAAGAAGATCAACGACAACGTTGTTTCAAAGGCTTTATGGAAGTTCCTTTACAACCGATGGTATCTCAATTCCATTCTTTATTGGGTAGGTGTTGTCATACCATTGGCGGCTTACAGACGAATATACAAGTATTTTGAGAATATCTTGATGTATGGAATTAATCCGTCAGTTCAACATTCAATGGTGTTAATGTCAAGAGTGGCAAAAGCTGCACAATCAGGTAACGTACAGACTTATCTCTATGTATTTTCGGCTGGTATAATTCTAATTACCATGTTATTATTGAGTTAA
- a CDS encoding complex I subunit 4 family protein, giving the protein MVDSSYYLMVATFMPLILSPVVYFLGKRNGINITTWLTFGILAISTTLVIIPAVDLGSGGSYQEVFNWSQLGHFGLKLDGLSIPFAITIYLLSTIVVIYSKPYMIRKILLQYDQVKNSSELEINDAESELYSFKDGKPLSSLISSTDQKSYLNSQMGLYYSLYLVFAMGMLGTVLATNLFEFYVFFELMLVPSFFLIAFFGYGKRKRTSLMFFFWAHVGAVILLLGLMAMGFLAGGFDYDIVKANASQIPQAWIAVIVAALVIGFGVKLAAFLVHVWLPDTYTDAPTPITVLISSIMTGIGAYGLIRIWIELLSGPGNYTDYSVYVSIWGVATMIYGGAMSLMQKDIKRVLAYSSISSMGYLLFGIGSESVLGISGAIFMYVTHALGKGLLFMMAGSIILQTGTRNMDKLGGLGGKMPYTAVFAMIGGLTIIGVPITSGFMSEWVLFNGALQNAVVDWSTLKAVSFALAITTTILTSAYILWMYKRIFYGITPETLKNVRESSKYVLVTMGILASLTLILGLYPDLFYKPIIGYVENLYDNSNEIIPVKIKPGIGQVDEKLTNNTQPSNVAFPGGGELQRTQLMSENQVGHSNTI; this is encoded by the coding sequence ATGGTGGATTCTTCCTATTATCTTATGGTGGCAACATTTATGCCCTTGATATTATCTCCTGTAGTTTATTTTTTGGGTAAACGAAATGGAATAAACATTACAACGTGGTTAACATTTGGAATCTTGGCTATCTCCACAACGCTTGTGATAATTCCAGCTGTGGACCTAGGTTCTGGAGGGTCGTATCAAGAAGTCTTTAATTGGAGTCAATTGGGTCATTTCGGGTTAAAATTGGATGGTTTAAGCATACCTTTCGCTATTACGATTTATCTGTTATCAACTATTGTAGTGATTTATTCAAAACCGTATATGATAAGAAAAATTCTTCTTCAGTATGACCAGGTTAAGAATTCCTCTGAACTGGAAATTAATGATGCTGAAAGCGAGTTGTATTCTTTTAAGGATGGAAAACCTTTATCTTCTTTGATTTCATCAACCGATCAAAAATCCTACTTAAATAGCCAGATGGGCTTGTATTATTCGCTTTACCTTGTCTTTGCAATGGGGATGCTTGGTACTGTTTTGGCAACTAATTTGTTCGAATTTTATGTGTTCTTTGAACTCATGTTAGTTCCGTCTTTCTTTTTGATTGCTTTCTTCGGATACGGAAAAAGGAAAAGAACCTCATTGATGTTCTTTTTCTGGGCTCACGTTGGCGCAGTTATCCTACTATTAGGATTAATGGCAATGGGTTTTCTAGCCGGTGGATTTGATTATGACATTGTTAAGGCAAATGCATCTCAAATTCCACAAGCATGGATTGCTGTCATTGTAGCAGCGCTTGTTATCGGATTTGGTGTAAAACTTGCTGCTTTCCTTGTCCACGTATGGCTGCCTGATACATATACGGATGCTCCAACTCCTATTACAGTACTGATATCGTCAATAATGACTGGAATAGGCGCGTATGGTCTGATACGAATTTGGATTGAACTGTTGTCGGGCCCTGGAAACTATACCGATTATAGTGTTTACGTAAGCATCTGGGGGGTTGCAACAATGATTTACGGAGGTGCTATGTCTCTAATGCAAAAAGATATCAAAAGAGTATTGGCCTACTCTAGTATAAGTTCGATGGGATATCTGCTCTTTGGGATAGGATCAGAAAGTGTTCTTGGTATTAGTGGTGCAATCTTTATGTACGTGACTCATGCTTTAGGTAAAGGACTGTTGTTTATGATGGCCGGCTCAATTATTTTACAAACAGGAACAAGAAACATGGATAAATTAGGTGGACTGGGAGGAAAAATGCCATATACTGCTGTATTTGCAATGATTGGAGGATTAACAATCATTGGTGTACCAATAACAAGTGGCTTTATGTCTGAATGGGTACTTTTTAACGGTGCTTTGCAAAATGCTGTAGTTGACTGGAGCACTCTAAAGGCAGTATCCTTTGCTTTGGCTATTACTACTACTATATTGACTTCTGCTTATATATTGTGGATGTACAAAAGAATTTTCTATGGTATTACTCCAGAAACATTAAAAAATGTACGTGAATCGAGTAAGTATGTTTTAGTGACCATGGGGATTTTGGCTTCATTAACTTTGATTCTGGGATTATATCCTGATTTATTTTACAAACCAATTATAGGGTATGTTGAAAACCTGTATGATAATTCAAACGAGATTATCCCAGTAAAGATCAAACCTGGAATAGGCCAAGTAGATGAAAAACTCACAAATAATACACAGCCTAGTAATGTTGCTTTTCCAGGCGGCGGTGAGCTCCAGAGGACACAACTGATGTCAGAAAACCAGGTTGGTCATTCCAATACTATATAG
- the nuoK gene encoding NADH-quinone oxidoreductase subunit NuoK, whose protein sequence is MNQPTDFLYIAIILISIGIYGLVVKRNALRLIFSIELIANAVNLVIIAFSRMLPSPQGQVFVLFSIAISAAEVAVGLGIIIVAYRFYKDIDVTEYKNLKN, encoded by the coding sequence ATGAACCAGCCAACTGATTTTCTTTATATAGCTATAATTCTGATATCTATAGGAATTTATGGATTAGTTGTAAAAAGAAATGCGCTAAGACTAATTTTTTCAATCGAGTTAATAGCAAATGCTGTAAATCTCGTAATAATTGCGTTTTCAAGAATGCTACCTAGCCCTCAGGGCCAGGTTTTTGTGCTTTTCTCAATCGCTATATCTGCTGCTGAGGTTGCTGTGGGCCTAGGAATCATAATTGTAGCTTATAGATTCTATAAAGATATAGACGTTACCGAATACAAGAACCTTAAAAATTAA
- a CDS encoding NADH-quinone oxidoreductase subunit J family protein produces MVDSIFIGLSVITIGSAILSLESRELLYGGIALAISMLGIAGYFIILDAPFVAMFQIAVYVGAVAVLIIFTVMLVRAPNTVTKKETRKRKVAGILLGLSFLVLAGSILGNSAATQLKFNDTVPVFDVQAIGKELMTYYSPVLIVLALTLAAAVIGALALARREDIEERNEPAN; encoded by the coding sequence ATGGTAGATAGTATTTTCATAGGCTTATCTGTTATTACAATTGGTTCAGCTATTTTGTCTCTTGAGAGCCGAGAGTTATTATACGGCGGTATAGCATTGGCAATTTCAATGCTTGGGATAGCAGGCTACTTTATTATTTTGGACGCTCCTTTCGTTGCAATGTTTCAAATAGCTGTGTATGTGGGTGCGGTTGCGGTTCTTATAATATTTACAGTAATGCTGGTAAGGGCTCCAAATACAGTTACGAAAAAAGAAACGAGAAAAAGAAAGGTTGCAGGCATTTTACTTGGATTATCTTTTCTTGTTTTAGCTGGATCCATCTTAGGGAACTCTGCTGCAACCCAGCTGAAATTTAATGATACGGTTCCAGTATTTGATGTACAGGCAATAGGGAAAGAATTAATGACATACTACTCACCGGTATTGATAGTATTGGCGTTAACATTGGCAGCAGCGGTAATAGGTGCCCTGGCCTTAGCCCGTAGAGAGGATATCGAGGAAAGAAATGAACCAGCCAACTGA
- a CDS encoding NADH-quinone oxidoreductase subunit I gives MNTATGFIKALESGTKHIVLKRFTFRYPEEKLKFVGDGYQFDPKKGVGIAGTRGRHILFHDKCTGCQLCAIACEGIAEAITMVNVDEQWKQNKKSIMPQIDYGKCVFCGLCVDACPFYALYMTNDYELSSFTKSHLIYTPSQLAVKPKYDGEVEIKIGPRGAYHGR, from the coding sequence ATGAACACTGCAACAGGATTCATAAAAGCACTAGAGTCTGGGACTAAGCATATAGTTTTAAAAAGATTTACATTTCGTTATCCAGAAGAAAAGCTAAAATTTGTTGGTGATGGATACCAATTCGACCCCAAAAAAGGAGTTGGAATTGCAGGGACTAGAGGTAGACATATTTTGTTTCATGACAAATGTACTGGATGTCAACTCTGCGCTATAGCTTGCGAAGGAATAGCTGAAGCAATAACTATGGTAAATGTTGATGAGCAATGGAAGCAAAATAAAAAATCTATAATGCCACAAATAGATTATGGAAAATGTGTTTTTTGCGGCCTTTGCGTGGACGCATGCCCATTTTACGCTTTATATATGACAAATGACTATGAGTTGTCATCTTTTACCAAATCTCATTTAATATATACACCATCTCAGTTGGCTGTCAAACCAAAATACGACGGTGAAGTAGAAATAAAAATAGGACCACGAGGCGCTTATCATGGTAGATAG
- a CDS encoding complex I subunit 1/NuoH family protein, protein MGSLTPDFRFGNFIASIIRLVLVVLALVTVLILPVIFFSLFYVPMPVVDGQVLTPYLFFSMMVDPSRTLPIVQFFIHTDLFRAAVFPGFGFAALIAAATIFVERKLLAKMQLRVGPLYAGKVEGIFQLLADGLKLLTKEIIVPSGADKPIFWLAPIMFVSTAAAVVALIPVASGWVVADVSVGLIAAFAILGFFPLIALLFSWASNSKYPFIGGLRALHQMVAFEIPFFLSALPVVILSSSLNLSEIARSQNMFWNIFILPINAFVFFISSLAELERIPFDLPEAESEIVAGWLTETTGMIYGLIQLGSYLKLYALAGLFVILFLGGWYGPQIFPQELIPGAHESNLPLLQMLALDGLYNPVTVNSIFWFLVKTIVIIFLMLITRGINPRIRIDILLHTGWYKLIVLTFINLFVVLILIYSGIIGPEGMISIR, encoded by the coding sequence ATGGGCTCGCTGACTCCAGATTTTAGATTCGGGAATTTCATAGCTAGTATTATTAGGCTTGTTTTGGTAGTTTTAGCGCTAGTTACCGTACTTATTCTTCCAGTAATCTTTTTTTCACTGTTTTATGTTCCCATGCCTGTGGTTGACGGACAAGTCTTGACACCCTATCTTTTCTTTTCAATGATGGTTGACCCGTCCAGGACTCTCCCCATTGTTCAATTTTTTATTCACACCGACCTATTTAGAGCAGCAGTCTTTCCAGGGTTTGGGTTCGCAGCATTGATAGCTGCGGCTACGATATTTGTCGAAAGAAAATTGCTGGCTAAAATGCAGTTGCGTGTAGGACCATTGTATGCGGGCAAAGTTGAAGGTATCTTCCAATTATTGGCAGACGGGCTAAAACTTCTTACGAAAGAGATTATAGTCCCTTCAGGCGCAGATAAACCCATATTTTGGCTGGCCCCAATAATGTTTGTTTCTACTGCCGCTGCGGTGGTAGCACTTATTCCTGTTGCCTCCGGGTGGGTTGTTGCTGATGTTAGCGTAGGGTTGATAGCTGCTTTTGCAATATTGGGCTTCTTTCCGTTAATTGCATTGTTGTTTTCATGGGCAAGCAACAGTAAATATCCATTCATAGGCGGATTAAGGGCCCTCCACCAAATGGTCGCCTTTGAGATACCCTTTTTCTTATCCGCCTTACCGGTTGTTATTCTATCATCGTCTCTTAATCTCTCAGAAATTGCAAGATCACAGAATATGTTTTGGAATATTTTTATACTCCCAATTAACGCATTTGTATTTTTCATATCTTCCTTGGCCGAATTAGAAAGGATTCCATTCGATTTACCAGAAGCTGAAAGTGAAATAGTTGCAGGCTGGTTAACTGAGACTACGGGGATGATTTATGGACTCATACAACTTGGTAGCTATTTGAAACTATACGCTCTTGCAGGGTTGTTTGTAATTCTCTTTTTGGGCGGATGGTATGGACCACAAATATTTCCTCAGGAATTAATTCCAGGAGCTCATGAATCTAATTTACCATTACTTCAAATGTTAGCTTTAGATGGACTATACAATCCTGTAACAGTAAATAGCATATTCTGGTTTTTGGTGAAAACAATTGTGATCATCTTCCTGATGTTGATTACAAGAGGTATCAATCCAAGAATTAGAATTGATATTTTACTTCATACGGGATGGTACAAACTAATAGTTTTAACATTCATAAATCTGTTCGTCGTATTGATATTGATTTACAGTGGAATTATTGGACCGGAGGGTATGATTTCGATAAGATGA
- a CDS encoding NADH-quinone oxidoreductase subunit D, producing the protein MTLSVGPQHPGSGHFRFTIKVDGDYIVFVDPDPGYVHRGHEKMCEYRNHFQNIPHLERPVIHDSCNITYSYSLAVEDLVGITVPRRGQFIRALASELSRLSYTLYWLAIYGIFLGHSTMFMWPAADRELLIDLLERLSGARVTNAFNIPGGVRNDIPYNFKEKCLAQVNYFEKRLKEYDNIFYNNPLVRQRTEGVGILTKEDAIKLGVTGSVLRASGVPFDVRKVEPYDVYNEIDFDVQYMKTCDSFARAYVPVLDMRESCHIIRQLLDKMPESGDVREKLQFNIKSSPGETYKRVESGRGALGYHVVSDGSPKPYRVKASVGSFRNLLALPFLLTGSKLGDMPAIYWSLNYWPVEADR; encoded by the coding sequence ATGACTCTAAGCGTTGGGCCACAACATCCAGGGTCCGGCCATTTCAGATTTACTATTAAAGTTGATGGGGACTATATAGTATTCGTAGACCCTGACCCCGGCTATGTTCATAGAGGACATGAAAAAATGTGTGAATATAGAAATCACTTTCAAAATATACCCCACTTAGAACGCCCCGTAATTCATGATTCTTGTAACATTACCTATTCTTACAGTCTCGCCGTAGAAGATCTGGTCGGCATTACTGTTCCTAGAAGGGGACAATTCATTAGAGCACTTGCATCGGAGCTTAGCAGACTTTCTTACACCTTATATTGGCTCGCTATATATGGAATATTCTTGGGACATTCAACAATGTTCATGTGGCCTGCTGCAGATAGGGAATTGCTTATTGATTTATTAGAACGATTAAGTGGGGCTAGAGTGACTAATGCATTCAATATTCCTGGAGGAGTCCGAAATGATATTCCCTACAATTTTAAAGAGAAATGTCTAGCCCAAGTCAATTATTTTGAAAAAAGGCTTAAAGAATATGACAATATTTTTTATAACAATCCGTTGGTAAGACAAAGAACTGAGGGGGTTGGAATATTGACCAAAGAAGATGCTATTAAACTCGGTGTGACAGGATCAGTTCTGAGGGCCTCTGGAGTACCATTTGATGTCAGGAAAGTTGAGCCATATGACGTTTACAATGAGATTGATTTTGACGTCCAGTACATGAAAACATGCGATTCATTTGCAAGAGCATATGTTCCGGTATTGGATATGCGTGAATCATGTCACATTATTAGACAATTATTAGATAAAATGCCTGAGTCAGGAGATGTAAGAGAGAAATTGCAATTTAATATTAAAAGTTCCCCTGGTGAAACTTACAAGAGAGTGGAATCAGGACGGGGTGCGTTGGGATATCATGTAGTTAGTGATGGATCACCAAAACCTTATAGGGTAAAGGCATCGGTAGGTTCATTTAGGAATTTGCTTGCTTTACCTTTTTTGCTAACTGGATCGAAATTGGGTGATATGCCTGCAATTTATTGGTCTTTAAATTATTGGCCCGTGGAGGCTGACAGATAA
- a CDS encoding NADH-quinone oxidoreductase subunit C, whose translation MEKDKTQNNQTNLMEVKEETSNLLSNSLINSITTNFGEQVKLLYKKENRSKIMVNPENLVEIALYLRNNHGFDHAESASGTDYPADNQIEINYHLGSYSNTDYYPYIVVLSTRVDRSDPKSNSLINIFPSVEYHERETYEMLGVYFLGHPRNERFILPEDWADMPPLRKDFRIKGR comes from the coding sequence ATGGAAAAAGACAAAACCCAAAATAATCAAACAAACTTAATGGAAGTAAAAGAAGAAACGAGTAATTTACTATCTAATAGTCTCATTAATTCTATTACTACTAATTTTGGGGAACAAGTTAAACTTTTGTATAAAAAAGAAAATCGATCTAAAATAATGGTTAATCCAGAAAACCTAGTAGAGATAGCACTCTATTTAAGAAATAATCATGGATTTGATCATGCTGAATCGGCTTCAGGAACTGATTATCCTGCCGATAATCAAATTGAGATTAATTATCATTTAGGTTCGTATAGTAACACCGATTATTACCCTTATATAGTAGTATTATCAACTCGAGTTGATAGAAGCGATCCTAAATCAAATAGCTTGATAAATATATTTCCAAGTGTAGAATACCATGAACGTGAAACATACGAAATGCTGGGTGTATATTTTTTGGGTCATCCCCGTAATGAGCGGTTTATTTTGCCTGAAGATTGGGCAGATATGCCACCTCTTAGAAAGGATTTCCGCATAAAGGGAAGATGA
- a CDS encoding NADH-quinone oxidoreductase subunit B: MLKDLVNPTNFNVLVSKLGDVLVKALDEPLGYAINWGRVWSLWPVHLETACCSVEFGAVSSPRYDAERFGILEAFGSLRQCDLIVVQGTVTRKMAPRLRMVYDQMPEPKYVIAMGACAITGGLYLDSYNVLPGIDSIVPVDVYVPGCPPRPETLIQGTMLLQEKIKRSKIK; the protein is encoded by the coding sequence ATGTTAAAGGATCTCGTTAACCCTACCAATTTTAACGTTTTAGTGTCAAAGCTAGGTGATGTTTTAGTCAAAGCTTTGGATGAACCATTAGGTTATGCAATTAACTGGGGCCGTGTATGGTCATTATGGCCCGTTCATTTGGAAACTGCTTGTTGTAGTGTCGAATTTGGTGCTGTTTCTAGTCCACGCTATGATGCAGAACGATTTGGGATACTGGAAGCTTTTGGCTCATTAAGACAGTGCGATTTAATAGTAGTTCAAGGAACTGTAACAAGGAAAATGGCACCTAGGCTCAGAATGGTTTATGATCAAATGCCCGAGCCAAAGTACGTTATTGCTATGGGAGCCTGTGCGATAACAGGGGGACTGTATCTTGATTCATACAATGTTTTGCCAGGAATAGATAGTATTGTGCCAGTAGATGTTTATGTCCCCGGCTGCCCTCCTAGACCTGAAACTTTAATTCAAGGTACTATGTTATTGCAAGAAAAAATTAAAAGGTCGAAAATTAAATAA
- a CDS encoding NADH-quinone oxidoreductase subunit A, with translation MAGETATQFLPILYLFGFGILAGVPSIVLSRLLMTRRRYNPVKFLPMECGQVPSGEGRSHFMMQYYSYILMFVVFDVMSIFLYAWGVTFFSIPKEATLPMMGFLGIMFAAMGYALFLAGRKGIW, from the coding sequence TTGGCAGGAGAAACCGCTACACAATTTCTTCCAATATTATATTTATTTGGATTTGGGATTTTAGCTGGGGTGCCTTCAATAGTCTTGTCGAGGTTGTTGATGACAAGAAGAAGATATAATCCAGTAAAATTTCTTCCAATGGAATGTGGTCAAGTTCCTTCAGGCGAAGGACGATCTCATTTTATGATGCAGTATTATTCTTATATCCTAATGTTTGTCGTCTTTGATGTAATGTCTATTTTTCTGTATGCATGGGGTGTTACCTTTTTTTCTATCCCTAAAGAAGCAACATTGCCGATGATGGGATTTTTGGGAATTATGTTCGCAGCTATGGGGTATGCACTATTTTTGGCAGGGAGAAAAGGAATCTGGTAG
- a CDS encoding NAD(P)/FAD-dependent oxidoreductase: protein MCIIPFGDYLIKLLKYDIAIVGGGPAGLSAAYSASKHGANVILFEKDPSFGHNVRTSGVTWIEEIEKFDITKEYYNPIKNFSFISPTNEIMISGSFNSACVLDVRRTYQYLASRAASEGSTLLVKSQVIDVQKNPQKHSSILKVNSPGGPLDVEATLVIDASGFTSFVSRRLGYVESWKRYGIGAEYECYCDSVDSQTLCLMVGQIYSEAGYAWVFPLSKNRLRIGVGIGKPNSIVDPLTKLNQIMKSRLPPLDKLGKIQPLEFHYGMIPNEGLRSNNVFDGLIMVGDTVGQANPLVLEGIRYAIEFGRLAGKVGAESLQHNSSRDSLRPYEVANKNLLERKIKSALKVQSRWLGLSDSEWDKEIEIIKELSIDEFLDFIKSDFTYIKMAKLALNHPKLMVKQLFNLVLSK from the coding sequence ATATGTATAATACCCTTCGGAGACTATTTAATTAAATTATTGAAATATGACATAGCGATAGTAGGAGGAGGACCAGCAGGATTATCTGCTGCATATTCTGCATCTAAACATGGTGCTAATGTCATCCTCTTCGAAAAGGATCCTTCATTTGGTCATAATGTTAGGACCAGTGGTGTTACCTGGATCGAGGAGATTGAAAAATTTGATATTACAAAGGAATACTATAACCCCATCAAGAATTTTTCTTTTATTTCTCCTACCAATGAAATTATGATTTCAGGGTCTTTTAATTCTGCATGTGTTCTGGATGTGAGGAGGACTTATCAATACCTAGCGTCAAGAGCAGCATCTGAGGGTAGCACCTTACTAGTGAAGAGCCAAGTAATTGATGTTCAAAAAAATCCACAAAAGCATTCAAGCATTTTGAAGGTAAATTCTCCTGGTGGACCGTTGGATGTGGAGGCAACTTTAGTAATAGATGCATCTGGCTTTACGAGTTTTGTTTCGAGGAGACTCGGATACGTTGAATCTTGGAAGAGATACGGCATTGGAGCAGAATATGAATGCTATTGTGATAGCGTAGATAGCCAAACCTTGTGCCTTATGGTAGGTCAGATTTATTCTGAAGCCGGTTACGCTTGGGTCTTTCCTTTATCTAAAAATCGCCTAAGAATAGGGGTGGGAATTGGGAAGCCAAATTCAATCGTCGACCCATTAACTAAATTAAACCAAATCATGAAAAGTCGATTGCCTCCACTAGATAAACTTGGGAAAATTCAACCTTTGGAGTTTCATTACGGGATGATTCCAAATGAAGGATTGCGTTCAAATAATGTTTTTGATGGTTTGATCATGGTTGGAGATACCGTAGGTCAGGCAAATCCACTGGTTTTAGAAGGAATAAGATACGCCATTGAGTTCGGACGTTTGGCCGGGAAGGTAGGAGCTGAATCTTTACAACACAATTCGTCCAGAGATTCTTTAAGGCCTTATGAAGTCGCAAACAAGAATCTCCTTGAAAGAAAAATAAAATCAGCGTTGAAGGTTCAATCAAGATGGCTTGGCCTATCTGATTCAGAATGGGACAAAGAAATTGAAATAATAAAAGAACTATCAATAGATGAATTTTTAGATTTCATTAAATCGGATTTTACTTATATTAAAATGGCCAAACTAGCTCTCAACCATCCCAAACTGATGGTTAAACAATTGTTTAATCTTGTATTAAGCAAATAG